The Montipora capricornis isolate CH-2021 chromosome 1, ASM3666992v2, whole genome shotgun sequence genome contains a region encoding:
- the LOC138013972 gene encoding signal transducer and activator of transcription 5B-like isoform X3, with protein MSCWDTFQKLEVEQKNKILLELQGIYGGSFEFEASIYLMQWLEQQPWEDAMKSNIEGSNIIKAKQLMDDVIAQLLEHKKKLDSLASISVSDFHNVLLAKKVQEVIQQLEGNYGNDPVKLYEHFYGVVTKLRELVHDATNIPLEAMSNAESEDMDMEESIPPDPHAGLRKQLEELVKDSQKNDGLLKEIEQLKEQYVIKFQEVSTRIAQMDAQKVQIGNTSQLNEKDKKQRLEKLKTESEKLQQELSRLGEELSITKRLGLIECLCTHLKKLSEIEKSIFEEIAEWKHLQKRSLVGYPCPPPLDKLQEICETLAELLWKLFQQASQLDNLFHQAFQGNDVELKRMENVKSSAKNLMQWFLVKTFIIERQPPQVLKKETKFGVVIRHLLGDKLNIQIHPPEVSCYLISEKQAQSLHSGGRNKSGVPSNSNPVLNSKKTLEFNQVTRKLVAEFKNLSLTKATRQGGKNKEAVTEEKSALYFTSQITLGKEQFNIFEMSVPVVVTVHGNQQCDAEATVFWENAFSEKERKLFDVPDQIEWPQFADALNKRWVLSNGRELIPDCIAYLGSKLFPGKLEGGMESALVTRQMLNRDHMSGRSFSFWKWFYGAMDVVSRRLVDEWRDGHVAGFVSKLAAHNLLRSCPPGTFMLRFSDSELGGVSVAYVNRMDNGQCEAVDVEPWTNTHLQMRKFSDRLKDLEELVFLYPNIDKRAAFGPYYTNDENVSAEGRAGYQPTVLATRLAGNLGGRSPMHHGSQDPTM; from the exons ATGTCTTGTTGGGACACTTTTCAGAAGCTAGAAgtagaacaaaaaaataaaattctgcTGGAGCTGCAAGGCATTTATGGCGGCTCATTTGAATTCGAAGCGTCGATTTATTTGATGCAGTGGTTGGAGCAACAGCCTTG ggAAGATGCAATGAAAAGCAACATTGAGGGTTCTAATATTATTAAAGCCAAACAGCTGATGGATGATGTCATAGCCCAACTGCTTGAACATAAAAAGAAG TTGGACAGCCTTGCATCAATTTCAGTGAGTGATTTTCACAATGTTTTGTTGGCCAAAAAAGTGCAAGAAGTAATACAACAGCTTGAG GGAAATTATGGCAATGACCCAGTAAAGCTTTATGAGCATTTCTACGGAGTAGTTACCAAACTAAGGGAGCTAGTTCACGATGCAACTAAT ATTCCTTTAGAAGCCATGTCAAATGCAGAATCAGAAGATATGGACATGGAAGAGAGCATTCCCCCAGATCCCCATGCTGGGCTCAGAAAACAGCTGGAAGAACTTGTCAAGGACAGCCAG aaaaATGATGGTCTACTCAAAGAGATAGAACAATTGAAGGAGCAATACGTGATTAAATTTCAGGAAGTTAGCACAAGAATAG CTCAAATGGACGCACAAAAAGTCCAGATAGGCAACACATCACAACTAAATGAGAAAGACAAG AAACAAAGATTGGAAAAGCTGAAAACCGAATCAGAGAAACTACAGCAGGAGCTAAGCAGACTGGGAGAGGAGTTGTCTATTACCAAGAGACTA GGCTTAATTGAGTGCCTTTGTACTCATCTTAAAAAGTTATCAGAAATAGAGAAGTCTATTTTTGAAGAAATAGCAGAGTGGAAGCATTTGCAGAAAAGGTCTTTGGTTGGATATCCATGTCCTCCGCCTCTCGACAAACTTCAAGAAAT CTGTGAAACACTCGCAGAACTACTGTGGAAACTCTTTCAACAGGCCTCACAG CTTGATAACCTATTTCATCAAGCATTTCAAGGGAATGATGTGGAACTAAAGAGGATGGAAAATGTTAAATCATCTGCAAAAAATCTTATGCAATGGTTCCTTGTCAA GACTTTCATCATTGAAAGGCAACCTCCACAAGtgttaaagaaagaaacaaagtttGGGGTTGTTATTCG GCACCTACTGGGGGACAAGCTCAATATCCAGATACACCCTCCTGAAGTCAGTTGCTATCTTATCTC gGAAAAACAAGCCCAATCCCTTCACAGTGGAGGTCGAAACAAAAG CGGCGTGCCATCAAATTCCAACCCTGTTCTGAACAGTAAAAAG acaCTGGAGTTCAATCAAGTGACACGTAAACTCGTTGCCGAGTTTAAGAACTTG TCCCTCACGAAAGCCACAAGACAAGGGGGCAAAAACAAAGAGGCGGTGACGGAGGAGAAATCCGCACTGTATTTCACATCGCAGATCACCCTGGGAAAGGAACAGTTCAACATCTTT GAAATGTCGGTGCCAGTAGTTGTAACAGTTCATGGTAACCAGCAGTGTGATGCGGAAGCCACCGTTTTTTGGGAAAACGCGTTTTCTGAAAAG gaAAGGAAATTATTTGATGTTCCTGATCAGATTGAGTGGCCCCAATTTGCTGATGCACTAAACAAGCGATGGGTGCTAAGCAATGGTCGTGAACTGATCCCCGATTGTATCGCGTATTTGGGAAGTAAACTTTTCCCAG GGAAGCTCGAGGGAGGAATGGAAAGTGCCTTGGTTACTAGACAGATGTTGAATAGG GATCACATGAGCGGTCggtcattttctttttggaagtGGTTTTATGGAGCAATGGACGTAGTTTCCAGACGACTCGTGGACGAATGGAGAGATGG ACACGTAGCTGGATTTGTAAGTAAGCTCGCTGCACATAATCTTTTGAGAAGTTGCCCTCCCGGAACATTCATGCTGCGATTCAGTGACAGTGAGTTGGGAGGAGTCAGTGTGGCTTATGTCAATCGCATGGATAATG GTCAGTGTGAAGCGGTTGATGTGGAACCTTGGACAAACACGCATTTGCAGATGCGAAAGTTTTCTGACCGACTCAAGGACCTGGAAGAGCTGGTTTTCCTTTACCCAAATATTGACAAACGTGCTGCCTTTGGTCCATACTACACTAATGATG AAAACGTGTCAGCTGAAGGGCGTGCAGGATATCAACCTACTGTACTTGCCACCAGGCTAGCAGG taATCTGGGTGGAAGAAGCCCAATGCACCATGGATCACAGGACCCAACCATG TAA
- the LOC138013972 gene encoding signal transducer and activator of transcription 5B-like isoform X2 has protein sequence MEDAMKSNIEGSNIIKAKQLMDDVIAQLLEHKKKLDSLASISVSDFHNVLLAKKVQEVIQQLEGNYGNDPVKLYEHFYGVVTKLRELVHDATNIPLEAMSNAESEDMDMEESIPPDPHAGLRKQLEELVKDSQKNDGLLKEIEQLKEQYVIKFQEVSTRIAQMDAQKVQIGNTSQLNEKDKKQRLEKLKTESEKLQQELSRLGEELSITKRLGLIECLCTHLKKLSEIEKSIFEEIAEWKHLQKRSLVGYPCPPPLDKLQEICETLAELLWKLFQQASQLDNLFHQAFQGNDVELKRMENVKSSAKNLMQWFLVKTFIIERQPPQVLKKETKFGVVIRHLLGDKLNIQIHPPEVSCYLISEKQAQSLHSGGRNKSGVPSNSNPVLNSKKTLEFNQVTRKLVAEFKNLSLTKATRQGGKNKEAVTEEKSALYFTSQITLGKEQFNIFEMSVPVVVTVHGNQQCDAEATVFWENAFSEKERKLFDVPDQIEWPQFADALNKRWVLSNGRELIPDCIAYLGSKLFPGKLEGGMESALVTRQMLNRDHMSGRSFSFWKWFYGAMDVVSRRLVDEWRDGHVAGFVSKLAAHNLLRSCPPGTFMLRFSDSELGGVSVAYVNRMDNGQCEAVDVEPWTNTHLQMRKFSDRLKDLEELVFLYPNIDKRAAFGPYYTNDENVSAEGRAGYQPTVLATRLAGNLGGRSPMHHGSQDPTMETLSSSSFQLSGFPDTSLGLYPGSPASPASPQSVASTVLDTELGLANQEIVGDFSQLASEIALSNVFLSGLHQGAEGVSPGSVSYLSAMAAALGDDPSFAEFLLSDDLNAAQP, from the exons at ggAAGATGCAATGAAAAGCAACATTGAGGGTTCTAATATTATTAAAGCCAAACAGCTGATGGATGATGTCATAGCCCAACTGCTTGAACATAAAAAGAAG TTGGACAGCCTTGCATCAATTTCAGTGAGTGATTTTCACAATGTTTTGTTGGCCAAAAAAGTGCAAGAAGTAATACAACAGCTTGAG GGAAATTATGGCAATGACCCAGTAAAGCTTTATGAGCATTTCTACGGAGTAGTTACCAAACTAAGGGAGCTAGTTCACGATGCAACTAAT ATTCCTTTAGAAGCCATGTCAAATGCAGAATCAGAAGATATGGACATGGAAGAGAGCATTCCCCCAGATCCCCATGCTGGGCTCAGAAAACAGCTGGAAGAACTTGTCAAGGACAGCCAG aaaaATGATGGTCTACTCAAAGAGATAGAACAATTGAAGGAGCAATACGTGATTAAATTTCAGGAAGTTAGCACAAGAATAG CTCAAATGGACGCACAAAAAGTCCAGATAGGCAACACATCACAACTAAATGAGAAAGACAAG AAACAAAGATTGGAAAAGCTGAAAACCGAATCAGAGAAACTACAGCAGGAGCTAAGCAGACTGGGAGAGGAGTTGTCTATTACCAAGAGACTA GGCTTAATTGAGTGCCTTTGTACTCATCTTAAAAAGTTATCAGAAATAGAGAAGTCTATTTTTGAAGAAATAGCAGAGTGGAAGCATTTGCAGAAAAGGTCTTTGGTTGGATATCCATGTCCTCCGCCTCTCGACAAACTTCAAGAAAT CTGTGAAACACTCGCAGAACTACTGTGGAAACTCTTTCAACAGGCCTCACAG CTTGATAACCTATTTCATCAAGCATTTCAAGGGAATGATGTGGAACTAAAGAGGATGGAAAATGTTAAATCATCTGCAAAAAATCTTATGCAATGGTTCCTTGTCAA GACTTTCATCATTGAAAGGCAACCTCCACAAGtgttaaagaaagaaacaaagtttGGGGTTGTTATTCG GCACCTACTGGGGGACAAGCTCAATATCCAGATACACCCTCCTGAAGTCAGTTGCTATCTTATCTC gGAAAAACAAGCCCAATCCCTTCACAGTGGAGGTCGAAACAAAAG CGGCGTGCCATCAAATTCCAACCCTGTTCTGAACAGTAAAAAG acaCTGGAGTTCAATCAAGTGACACGTAAACTCGTTGCCGAGTTTAAGAACTTG TCCCTCACGAAAGCCACAAGACAAGGGGGCAAAAACAAAGAGGCGGTGACGGAGGAGAAATCCGCACTGTATTTCACATCGCAGATCACCCTGGGAAAGGAACAGTTCAACATCTTT GAAATGTCGGTGCCAGTAGTTGTAACAGTTCATGGTAACCAGCAGTGTGATGCGGAAGCCACCGTTTTTTGGGAAAACGCGTTTTCTGAAAAG gaAAGGAAATTATTTGATGTTCCTGATCAGATTGAGTGGCCCCAATTTGCTGATGCACTAAACAAGCGATGGGTGCTAAGCAATGGTCGTGAACTGATCCCCGATTGTATCGCGTATTTGGGAAGTAAACTTTTCCCAG GGAAGCTCGAGGGAGGAATGGAAAGTGCCTTGGTTACTAGACAGATGTTGAATAGG GATCACATGAGCGGTCggtcattttctttttggaagtGGTTTTATGGAGCAATGGACGTAGTTTCCAGACGACTCGTGGACGAATGGAGAGATGG ACACGTAGCTGGATTTGTAAGTAAGCTCGCTGCACATAATCTTTTGAGAAGTTGCCCTCCCGGAACATTCATGCTGCGATTCAGTGACAGTGAGTTGGGAGGAGTCAGTGTGGCTTATGTCAATCGCATGGATAATG GTCAGTGTGAAGCGGTTGATGTGGAACCTTGGACAAACACGCATTTGCAGATGCGAAAGTTTTCTGACCGACTCAAGGACCTGGAAGAGCTGGTTTTCCTTTACCCAAATATTGACAAACGTGCTGCCTTTGGTCCATACTACACTAATGATG AAAACGTGTCAGCTGAAGGGCGTGCAGGATATCAACCTACTGTACTTGCCACCAGGCTAGCAGG taATCTGGGTGGAAGAAGCCCAATGCACCATGGATCACAGGACCCAACCATG GAAACTCTGTCATCAAGTTCGTTTCAACTAAGCGGTTTTCCAGATACATCATTAGGCTTATACCCAGGTTCCCCAGCTTCCCCAGCCTCGCCCCAGTCTGTCGCCTCTACCGTTCTGGATACCGAGCTTGGTTTGGCAAATCAGGAAATAGTCGGGGACTTTAGCCAGCTTGCATCTGAAATCGCTTTGAGTAACGTCTTTCTCAGCGGTCTTCACCAAGGAGCCGAAGGAGTGTCCCCAGGATCTGTGAGCTATTTGTCAGCCATGGCGGCAGCCCTCGGAGACGATCCATCCTTCGCTGAGTTTTTACTATCCGATGACTTGAATGCCGCGCAGCCGTAA
- the LOC138013972 gene encoding signal transducer and activator of transcription 5B-like isoform X1, which translates to MSCWDTFQKLEVEQKNKILLELQGIYGGSFEFEASIYLMQWLEQQPWEDAMKSNIEGSNIIKAKQLMDDVIAQLLEHKKKLDSLASISVSDFHNVLLAKKVQEVIQQLEGNYGNDPVKLYEHFYGVVTKLRELVHDATNIPLEAMSNAESEDMDMEESIPPDPHAGLRKQLEELVKDSQKNDGLLKEIEQLKEQYVIKFQEVSTRIAQMDAQKVQIGNTSQLNEKDKKQRLEKLKTESEKLQQELSRLGEELSITKRLGLIECLCTHLKKLSEIEKSIFEEIAEWKHLQKRSLVGYPCPPPLDKLQEICETLAELLWKLFQQASQLDNLFHQAFQGNDVELKRMENVKSSAKNLMQWFLVKTFIIERQPPQVLKKETKFGVVIRHLLGDKLNIQIHPPEVSCYLISEKQAQSLHSGGRNKSGVPSNSNPVLNSKKTLEFNQVTRKLVAEFKNLSLTKATRQGGKNKEAVTEEKSALYFTSQITLGKEQFNIFEMSVPVVVTVHGNQQCDAEATVFWENAFSEKERKLFDVPDQIEWPQFADALNKRWVLSNGRELIPDCIAYLGSKLFPGKLEGGMESALVTRQMLNRDHMSGRSFSFWKWFYGAMDVVSRRLVDEWRDGHVAGFVSKLAAHNLLRSCPPGTFMLRFSDSELGGVSVAYVNRMDNGQCEAVDVEPWTNTHLQMRKFSDRLKDLEELVFLYPNIDKRAAFGPYYTNDENVSAEGRAGYQPTVLATRLAGNLGGRSPMHHGSQDPTMETLSSSSFQLSGFPDTSLGLYPGSPASPASPQSVASTVLDTELGLANQEIVGDFSQLASEIALSNVFLSGLHQGAEGVSPGSVSYLSAMAAALGDDPSFAEFLLSDDLNAAQP; encoded by the exons ATGTCTTGTTGGGACACTTTTCAGAAGCTAGAAgtagaacaaaaaaataaaattctgcTGGAGCTGCAAGGCATTTATGGCGGCTCATTTGAATTCGAAGCGTCGATTTATTTGATGCAGTGGTTGGAGCAACAGCCTTG ggAAGATGCAATGAAAAGCAACATTGAGGGTTCTAATATTATTAAAGCCAAACAGCTGATGGATGATGTCATAGCCCAACTGCTTGAACATAAAAAGAAG TTGGACAGCCTTGCATCAATTTCAGTGAGTGATTTTCACAATGTTTTGTTGGCCAAAAAAGTGCAAGAAGTAATACAACAGCTTGAG GGAAATTATGGCAATGACCCAGTAAAGCTTTATGAGCATTTCTACGGAGTAGTTACCAAACTAAGGGAGCTAGTTCACGATGCAACTAAT ATTCCTTTAGAAGCCATGTCAAATGCAGAATCAGAAGATATGGACATGGAAGAGAGCATTCCCCCAGATCCCCATGCTGGGCTCAGAAAACAGCTGGAAGAACTTGTCAAGGACAGCCAG aaaaATGATGGTCTACTCAAAGAGATAGAACAATTGAAGGAGCAATACGTGATTAAATTTCAGGAAGTTAGCACAAGAATAG CTCAAATGGACGCACAAAAAGTCCAGATAGGCAACACATCACAACTAAATGAGAAAGACAAG AAACAAAGATTGGAAAAGCTGAAAACCGAATCAGAGAAACTACAGCAGGAGCTAAGCAGACTGGGAGAGGAGTTGTCTATTACCAAGAGACTA GGCTTAATTGAGTGCCTTTGTACTCATCTTAAAAAGTTATCAGAAATAGAGAAGTCTATTTTTGAAGAAATAGCAGAGTGGAAGCATTTGCAGAAAAGGTCTTTGGTTGGATATCCATGTCCTCCGCCTCTCGACAAACTTCAAGAAAT CTGTGAAACACTCGCAGAACTACTGTGGAAACTCTTTCAACAGGCCTCACAG CTTGATAACCTATTTCATCAAGCATTTCAAGGGAATGATGTGGAACTAAAGAGGATGGAAAATGTTAAATCATCTGCAAAAAATCTTATGCAATGGTTCCTTGTCAA GACTTTCATCATTGAAAGGCAACCTCCACAAGtgttaaagaaagaaacaaagtttGGGGTTGTTATTCG GCACCTACTGGGGGACAAGCTCAATATCCAGATACACCCTCCTGAAGTCAGTTGCTATCTTATCTC gGAAAAACAAGCCCAATCCCTTCACAGTGGAGGTCGAAACAAAAG CGGCGTGCCATCAAATTCCAACCCTGTTCTGAACAGTAAAAAG acaCTGGAGTTCAATCAAGTGACACGTAAACTCGTTGCCGAGTTTAAGAACTTG TCCCTCACGAAAGCCACAAGACAAGGGGGCAAAAACAAAGAGGCGGTGACGGAGGAGAAATCCGCACTGTATTTCACATCGCAGATCACCCTGGGAAAGGAACAGTTCAACATCTTT GAAATGTCGGTGCCAGTAGTTGTAACAGTTCATGGTAACCAGCAGTGTGATGCGGAAGCCACCGTTTTTTGGGAAAACGCGTTTTCTGAAAAG gaAAGGAAATTATTTGATGTTCCTGATCAGATTGAGTGGCCCCAATTTGCTGATGCACTAAACAAGCGATGGGTGCTAAGCAATGGTCGTGAACTGATCCCCGATTGTATCGCGTATTTGGGAAGTAAACTTTTCCCAG GGAAGCTCGAGGGAGGAATGGAAAGTGCCTTGGTTACTAGACAGATGTTGAATAGG GATCACATGAGCGGTCggtcattttctttttggaagtGGTTTTATGGAGCAATGGACGTAGTTTCCAGACGACTCGTGGACGAATGGAGAGATGG ACACGTAGCTGGATTTGTAAGTAAGCTCGCTGCACATAATCTTTTGAGAAGTTGCCCTCCCGGAACATTCATGCTGCGATTCAGTGACAGTGAGTTGGGAGGAGTCAGTGTGGCTTATGTCAATCGCATGGATAATG GTCAGTGTGAAGCGGTTGATGTGGAACCTTGGACAAACACGCATTTGCAGATGCGAAAGTTTTCTGACCGACTCAAGGACCTGGAAGAGCTGGTTTTCCTTTACCCAAATATTGACAAACGTGCTGCCTTTGGTCCATACTACACTAATGATG AAAACGTGTCAGCTGAAGGGCGTGCAGGATATCAACCTACTGTACTTGCCACCAGGCTAGCAGG taATCTGGGTGGAAGAAGCCCAATGCACCATGGATCACAGGACCCAACCATG GAAACTCTGTCATCAAGTTCGTTTCAACTAAGCGGTTTTCCAGATACATCATTAGGCTTATACCCAGGTTCCCCAGCTTCCCCAGCCTCGCCCCAGTCTGTCGCCTCTACCGTTCTGGATACCGAGCTTGGTTTGGCAAATCAGGAAATAGTCGGGGACTTTAGCCAGCTTGCATCTGAAATCGCTTTGAGTAACGTCTTTCTCAGCGGTCTTCACCAAGGAGCCGAAGGAGTGTCCCCAGGATCTGTGAGCTATTTGTCAGCCATGGCGGCAGCCCTCGGAGACGATCCATCCTTCGCTGAGTTTTTACTATCCGATGACTTGAATGCCGCGCAGCCGTAA